A single region of the Gossypium arboreum isolate Shixiya-1 chromosome 12, ASM2569848v2, whole genome shotgun sequence genome encodes:
- the LOC108476610 gene encoding uncharacterized protein LOC108476610 isoform X1: MSERKILDNGFDGDKDTSNHSINKVDTGKPPSLTWRRKLNGEGRVPSMFTLTFQEKLQMAPIGIRLWQLIRENSAKGRRGVIIDPFAKRYITSSHGIPLGGVGAGSIGRSYKGEFQRWQLFPRICEEKPVLANQFSVFVSRSSGKKYSSVLCPASSELVKEDAVSGIGSWDWNLRGNNSTYHALYPRAWTVYEGEPDPELEIVCRQISPVIPDNYKESSFPVSAFTFTLYNNGNTNAEVTLLFTWANSVGGVSGFSGHHSNSKIMMKDGVHGVLLHHMTADEQPPVTFAIAAQETHGIRISECPCFLISGNSQGITAKEMWQEIKEHGSFEHLKSTEASVPSEQGSSIGAAIAASVTIPSDAVRTVNFSLAWDCPEVNFMGGKTYYRRYTKFYGSNGDAAANIAHDAILEHNSWESQIETWQRPVLQDKRLPEWYPVTLFNELYYLNSGGTIWTDGSSPVHSLESIGGKKFSLDKSQLGLKSIIGVPHKNDTAIDILGRMTSILEQIHTPITSNSALGTNLLQEGEENIGQFLYLEGIEYHMWNTYDVHFYASFALIMLFPKLQLSIQRDFAAAVMMHDPSKMKLLHDGQLVPRKVLGAVPHDIGMADPWFEVNAYCLYDTDQWKDLNPKFVLQVYRDVIATGDKKFAQAVWPSVYVAMAYMDQFDKDGDGMIENDGFPDQTYDTWSVSGVSAYSGGLWVAALQAASALAHEVGDKGSEDYFWYKFLKAKDVYQKLWNGSYFNYDNSGSRTSSSIQADQLAGQWYARACGLFPIVDEDKARSVLEKVYNYNVLKVKGGKRGAVNGMLPDGRVDMSSMQAREIWSGVTYAVAATMIHEDLVDMAFHTASGIFESVWSEEGLGYSFQTPEAWNTDDQYRSLTYMRPLAIWAMQWALSRPKLPKQELKPEMEADSLRIHHAGFSKVARLLKLPGDQRSKSLLQIMFDYTCKRMLT, from the exons ATGTCTGAGAGAAAGATCCTGGATAATGGTTTTGATGGAGATAAAGACACATCTAATCATTCAATAAATAAG GTTGACACTGGGAAACCGCCATCACTGACTTGGAGGCGAAAACTAAATGGTGAGGGACGAGTTCCTTCAATGTTCACTCTAACTTTTCAAGAGAAGCTTCAGATG GCTCCCATAGGTATTCGGCTGTGGCAGCTGATCCGAGAAAACTCAGCCAAAGGAAGG CGGGGTGTTATTATCGACCCGTTTGCTAAGCGCTATATCACATCTTCTCACGGTATTCCTCTAGGTGGTGTTGG TGCTGGAAGCattggaagaagttacaaaggTGAATTTCAGCGCTGGCAACTATTTCCTAGAATATGTGAAGAGAAACCAGTTTTAGCGAATCAGTTTTCT GTTTTTGTTTCACGCTCAAGCGGCAAAAAGTATTCCAGTGTACTGTGCCCGGCAAGTTCTGAGCTAGTCAA AGAAGATGCAGTTTCTGGAATTGGTTCCTGGGACTGGAATCTGAGGGGTAATAATTCTACATATCATGCTTTATACCCAAGGGCTTGGACAGTATATGAAG GTGAACCTGACCCAGAACTTGAAATTGTTTGTCGGCAAATTTCACCTGTCATTCCTGATAATTACAAAGAAAGCAGCTTTCCCGTTTCAGCTTTTACTTTCACC CTATATAATAATGGAAACACCAATGCAGAGGTCACGTTGCTTTTCACTTGGGCT AATTCCGTGGGAGGAGTATCTGGATTTTCTGGTCATCACTCCAATTCAAAAATAAT GATGAAGGATGGTGTGCACGGTGTCCTTTTACATCACAT GACTGCAGATGAACAACCTCCTGTGACTTTTGCAATCGCTGCCCAGGAAACCCATGGCATTCGTATTTCAGAGTGCCCCTGCTTTTTGATATCCGGAAACTCACAAGGCATAACTGCAAAAGAAATGTGGCAAGAAATAAAAGAG CATGGCTCCTTTGAGCATTTAAAATCCACTGAAGCATCAGTGCCTTCAGAACAAGGGTCGTCTATCGGGGCAGCCATTGCAGCTTCTGTGACAATTCCATCTGATGCTGTACGTACTGTTAATTTTTCATTGGCATGGGACTGTCCTGAAGTAAACTTTATGGGTGGAAAGACTTATTACAG GCGCTATACGAAGTTCTATGGATCTAATGGGGATGCTGCAGCAAATATTGCACATGATGCTATTCTTG AGCACAACAGTTGGGAATCACAAATCGAAACATGGCAAAGGCCTGTACTCCAAGACAAGAGGCTTCCTGAATG GTACCCCGTCACTTTATTCAATGAgctctattatcttaattcaggGGGAACGATTTGGACAG ATGGGTCATCTCCGGTCCATAGTTTAGAAAGCATTGGAGGAAAGAAGTTTTCCCTTGATAAATCCCAGTTGGGATTGAAAAGCATAATTGGTGTTCCCCATAAAAATGATACTGCCATTGACATTTTGGGAAGGATGACTTCTATACTCGAGCAAATACACACTCCAATTACATCAAATTCGGCTTTAGGAACAAATTTGCTTCAAGAAGGAGAGGAAAATATTGGTCAATTCCTTTATCTTGAAGGAATTGAGTATCACATGTGGAACACCTATGATGTCCATTTTTATGCATCTTTTGCACTAATCATGTTATTTCCAAAACTACAACTCAGCATCCAAAGAGACTTTGCAGCTGCAGTAATGATGCATGATCCTAGTAAGATGAAACTTTTACATGATGGACAACTGGTACCGAGAAAGGTTCTTGGAGCTGTTCCACATGATATTGGAATGGCTGACCCATGGTTTGAAGTAAATGCATACTGCCTTTATGACACTGATCAATGGAAAGACTTGAATCCAAAATTTGTTCTCCAAGTGTACAGGGATGTCATTGCCACAGGTGACAAAAAGTTTGCGCAAGCCGTTTGGCCCTCTGTTTATGTTGCAATGGCTTATATGGATCAATTTGACAAGGATGGTGATGGGATGATTGAGAATGATGGCTTCCCTGATCAGACATATGATACGTGGTCTGTATCTGGTGTAAGTGCCTATAGTGGTGGGCTATGGGTGGCAGCCTTACAGGCTGCATCTGCCTTGGCACATGAAGTAGGAGACAAGGGTTCTGAAGATTATTTTTGGTACAAGTTTCTGAAAGCAAAAGACGTCTATCAGAAATTGTGGAATGGCTCTTACTTTAATTATGACAACAGTGGCAGTCGCACAAGTTCATCTATTCAGGCTGATCAATTGGCTGGCCAATG GTATGCAAGGGCATGTGGTCTTTTTCCAATAGTCGATGAAGACAAAGCAAGAAGTGTGTTAGAGAAGGTATACAACTACAATGTCTTAAAAGTGAAAGGTGGAAAGCGGGGGGCTGTAAATGGGATGCTGCCTGATGGAAGAGTTGATATGTCATCCATGCAAGCAAGGGAAATATGGTCTGGAGTTACATATGCGGTGGCTGCAACAATGATCCATGAAGATTTGGTGGATATGGCATTTCATACTGCAAGTGGCATCTTTGAATCAGTGTGGTCTGAAGAAGGACTAGG TTACTCATTTCAAACTCCGGAAGCTTGGAACACAGATGATCAATACAGGTCTCTAACTTACATGCGCCCGTTGGCCATATGGGCAATGCAATGGGCCTTATCAAGACCAAAACTTCCAAAGCAGGAGCTAAAACCTGAAATGGAGGCAGATTCGCTACGTATACACCATGCCGGCTTCTCCAAAGTTGCTCGCCTTCTAAAATTGCCTGGAGATCAAAGATCCAAAAGTCTTTTACAGATTATGTTCGATTATACTTGCAAGAGAATGTTGACTTGA
- the LOC108476610 gene encoding uncharacterized protein LOC108476610 isoform X2 codes for MRGVIIDPFAKRYITSSHGIPLGGVGAGSIGRSYKGEFQRWQLFPRICEEKPVLANQFSVFVSRSSGKKYSSVLCPASSELVKEDAVSGIGSWDWNLRGNNSTYHALYPRAWTVYEGEPDPELEIVCRQISPVIPDNYKESSFPVSAFTFTLYNNGNTNAEVTLLFTWANSVGGVSGFSGHHSNSKIMMKDGVHGVLLHHMTADEQPPVTFAIAAQETHGIRISECPCFLISGNSQGITAKEMWQEIKEHGSFEHLKSTEASVPSEQGSSIGAAIAASVTIPSDAVRTVNFSLAWDCPEVNFMGGKTYYRRYTKFYGSNGDAAANIAHDAILEHNSWESQIETWQRPVLQDKRLPEWYPVTLFNELYYLNSGGTIWTDGSSPVHSLESIGGKKFSLDKSQLGLKSIIGVPHKNDTAIDILGRMTSILEQIHTPITSNSALGTNLLQEGEENIGQFLYLEGIEYHMWNTYDVHFYASFALIMLFPKLQLSIQRDFAAAVMMHDPSKMKLLHDGQLVPRKVLGAVPHDIGMADPWFEVNAYCLYDTDQWKDLNPKFVLQVYRDVIATGDKKFAQAVWPSVYVAMAYMDQFDKDGDGMIENDGFPDQTYDTWSVSGVSAYSGGLWVAALQAASALAHEVGDKGSEDYFWYKFLKAKDVYQKLWNGSYFNYDNSGSRTSSSIQADQLAGQWYARACGLFPIVDEDKARSVLEKVYNYNVLKVKGGKRGAVNGMLPDGRVDMSSMQAREIWSGVTYAVAATMIHEDLVDMAFHTASGIFESVWSEEGLGYSFQTPEAWNTDDQYRSLTYMRPLAIWAMQWALSRPKLPKQELKPEMEADSLRIHHAGFSKVARLLKLPGDQRSKSLLQIMFDYTCKRMLT; via the exons ATG CGGGGTGTTATTATCGACCCGTTTGCTAAGCGCTATATCACATCTTCTCACGGTATTCCTCTAGGTGGTGTTGG TGCTGGAAGCattggaagaagttacaaaggTGAATTTCAGCGCTGGCAACTATTTCCTAGAATATGTGAAGAGAAACCAGTTTTAGCGAATCAGTTTTCT GTTTTTGTTTCACGCTCAAGCGGCAAAAAGTATTCCAGTGTACTGTGCCCGGCAAGTTCTGAGCTAGTCAA AGAAGATGCAGTTTCTGGAATTGGTTCCTGGGACTGGAATCTGAGGGGTAATAATTCTACATATCATGCTTTATACCCAAGGGCTTGGACAGTATATGAAG GTGAACCTGACCCAGAACTTGAAATTGTTTGTCGGCAAATTTCACCTGTCATTCCTGATAATTACAAAGAAAGCAGCTTTCCCGTTTCAGCTTTTACTTTCACC CTATATAATAATGGAAACACCAATGCAGAGGTCACGTTGCTTTTCACTTGGGCT AATTCCGTGGGAGGAGTATCTGGATTTTCTGGTCATCACTCCAATTCAAAAATAAT GATGAAGGATGGTGTGCACGGTGTCCTTTTACATCACAT GACTGCAGATGAACAACCTCCTGTGACTTTTGCAATCGCTGCCCAGGAAACCCATGGCATTCGTATTTCAGAGTGCCCCTGCTTTTTGATATCCGGAAACTCACAAGGCATAACTGCAAAAGAAATGTGGCAAGAAATAAAAGAG CATGGCTCCTTTGAGCATTTAAAATCCACTGAAGCATCAGTGCCTTCAGAACAAGGGTCGTCTATCGGGGCAGCCATTGCAGCTTCTGTGACAATTCCATCTGATGCTGTACGTACTGTTAATTTTTCATTGGCATGGGACTGTCCTGAAGTAAACTTTATGGGTGGAAAGACTTATTACAG GCGCTATACGAAGTTCTATGGATCTAATGGGGATGCTGCAGCAAATATTGCACATGATGCTATTCTTG AGCACAACAGTTGGGAATCACAAATCGAAACATGGCAAAGGCCTGTACTCCAAGACAAGAGGCTTCCTGAATG GTACCCCGTCACTTTATTCAATGAgctctattatcttaattcaggGGGAACGATTTGGACAG ATGGGTCATCTCCGGTCCATAGTTTAGAAAGCATTGGAGGAAAGAAGTTTTCCCTTGATAAATCCCAGTTGGGATTGAAAAGCATAATTGGTGTTCCCCATAAAAATGATACTGCCATTGACATTTTGGGAAGGATGACTTCTATACTCGAGCAAATACACACTCCAATTACATCAAATTCGGCTTTAGGAACAAATTTGCTTCAAGAAGGAGAGGAAAATATTGGTCAATTCCTTTATCTTGAAGGAATTGAGTATCACATGTGGAACACCTATGATGTCCATTTTTATGCATCTTTTGCACTAATCATGTTATTTCCAAAACTACAACTCAGCATCCAAAGAGACTTTGCAGCTGCAGTAATGATGCATGATCCTAGTAAGATGAAACTTTTACATGATGGACAACTGGTACCGAGAAAGGTTCTTGGAGCTGTTCCACATGATATTGGAATGGCTGACCCATGGTTTGAAGTAAATGCATACTGCCTTTATGACACTGATCAATGGAAAGACTTGAATCCAAAATTTGTTCTCCAAGTGTACAGGGATGTCATTGCCACAGGTGACAAAAAGTTTGCGCAAGCCGTTTGGCCCTCTGTTTATGTTGCAATGGCTTATATGGATCAATTTGACAAGGATGGTGATGGGATGATTGAGAATGATGGCTTCCCTGATCAGACATATGATACGTGGTCTGTATCTGGTGTAAGTGCCTATAGTGGTGGGCTATGGGTGGCAGCCTTACAGGCTGCATCTGCCTTGGCACATGAAGTAGGAGACAAGGGTTCTGAAGATTATTTTTGGTACAAGTTTCTGAAAGCAAAAGACGTCTATCAGAAATTGTGGAATGGCTCTTACTTTAATTATGACAACAGTGGCAGTCGCACAAGTTCATCTATTCAGGCTGATCAATTGGCTGGCCAATG GTATGCAAGGGCATGTGGTCTTTTTCCAATAGTCGATGAAGACAAAGCAAGAAGTGTGTTAGAGAAGGTATACAACTACAATGTCTTAAAAGTGAAAGGTGGAAAGCGGGGGGCTGTAAATGGGATGCTGCCTGATGGAAGAGTTGATATGTCATCCATGCAAGCAAGGGAAATATGGTCTGGAGTTACATATGCGGTGGCTGCAACAATGATCCATGAAGATTTGGTGGATATGGCATTTCATACTGCAAGTGGCATCTTTGAATCAGTGTGGTCTGAAGAAGGACTAGG TTACTCATTTCAAACTCCGGAAGCTTGGAACACAGATGATCAATACAGGTCTCTAACTTACATGCGCCCGTTGGCCATATGGGCAATGCAATGGGCCTTATCAAGACCAAAACTTCCAAAGCAGGAGCTAAAACCTGAAATGGAGGCAGATTCGCTACGTATACACCATGCCGGCTTCTCCAAAGTTGCTCGCCTTCTAAAATTGCCTGGAGATCAAAGATCCAAAAGTCTTTTACAGATTATGTTCGATTATACTTGCAAGAGAATGTTGACTTGA